In a genomic window of Myotis daubentonii chromosome X, mMyoDau2.1, whole genome shotgun sequence:
- the LOC132224726 gene encoding erythroid transcription factor-like encodes MNTASEDSYARGTFLENISAQRLSPDLLMLGPAEPSSIPVPSSAYGPPDFPRSFFPLTRSPPNPAVYSSPNLQGTLPLSTCEAWDCAPCSVVLRRCDSPCTRHSDSPAGRKSGRAKAAPQCYLRNAGGQTMTRHNKPQRRPKVSKRAGAQCTNCQTTTTPVWRLNANRDPVCNACGIYYKRHQVNRPRTVQKGGIKSRKPRPSQKEKKPVSSLGGTGPADAPAGSFMVVAGGSDGGNCGEVPSGWRLGPPDTAHLYQGPGPEVLSGPVSHLMPSPGPLLGSTTGSFPTGPMPPATTSTVEAPLSP; translated from the exons ATGAATACG gcctcagaagATTCCTATGCAAGAGGCACCTTCCTGGAGAACATCAGCGCACAGCGACTGAGTCCGGACCTGTTGATGCTGGGGCCTGCAgagccttcctccatccctgtccccagcagTGCCTACGGGCCCCCCGACTTTCCTAGGAGCTTCTTTCCTCTAACCAGAAGCCCCCCCAATCCAGCCGTCtattcctcccccaacctccaagGAACCCTGCCCCTGTCCACCTGTG AAGCCTGGGATTGTGCGCCATGCAGCGTGGTTCTGAGACGGTGTGATAGCCCGTGTACCAGGCACAGCGACAGTCCGGCAGGGCGAAAGTCCGGCAGAGCGAAAGCCGCTCCACAGTGCTACCTGCGCAATGCCGGTGGTCAGACGATGACTAGGCACAACAAGCCCCAGAGGCGCCCG AAGGTCAGCAAGCGTGCAGGTGCCCAGTGCACCAACTGCCAGACAACCACCACGCCAGTGTGGCGGCTGAATGCTAACAGAGACCCCGTGTGCAATGCCTGCGGCATTTATTACAAGCGACACCAG GTGAACCGACCACGGACCGTGCAGAAGGGTGGTATAAAGTCTAGAAAACCCAGGccatcacagaaagaaaagaagccagtgTCGAGCCTGGGAGGCACAGGACCCGCTGATGCTCCGGCTGGTAGCTtcatggtggtggctgggggcagcGATGGTGGGAATTGTGGGGAAGTGCCCTCAGGCTGGAGATTGGGCCCACCTGATACTGCCCATCTCTACCAAGGCCCGGGCCCCGAGGTGCTGTCAGGGCCTGTCAGCCACCTCATGCCTTCCCCCGGGCCCCTGTTGGGTTCAACCACAGGctccttccccacaggccccaTGCCTCCCGCCACCACCAGCACTGTGGAGGCGCCACTCAGCCCATGA